The Campylobacter concisus genome contains a region encoding:
- a CDS encoding Fur family transcriptional regulator, which translates to MIENLEYDALLEKFKRVLRDNGLKYTKQREILLKTLYNNGEHFTPERLYLFIKETHPELNIGIATVYRTLNLLEESEMVTSISFGSQGKKFELATKPHHDHMICRKCGLIIEFEDPMIEKRQISIAKDHGFKLTGHMMQLYGICEKCSKNNIKGK; encoded by the coding sequence ATGATAGAAAATTTAGAATATGATGCGTTGCTTGAGAAATTCAAAAGAGTGCTTCGCGACAATGGTTTAAAATACACGAAACAGCGTGAAATTTTACTAAAAACGCTATACAACAATGGTGAACACTTTACTCCAGAAAGACTTTATCTTTTTATAAAAGAAACGCACCCTGAGCTAAATATTGGTATCGCAACTGTTTATAGAACACTAAATCTACTTGAAGAATCAGAAATGGTGACATCAATCAGCTTTGGTTCACAAGGCAAAAAATTTGAGCTTGCCACAAAGCCACATCACGACCATATGATATGCAGAAAGTGCGGCCTTATCATAGAATTTGAAGATCCAATGATAGAAAAAAGACAAATCAGTATCGCAAAAGATCATGGTTTTAAACTAACTGGCCATATGATGCAGCTTTATGGAATTTGTGAAAAATGCTCAAAAAATAATATAAAGGGAAAGTAA
- a CDS encoding CvpA family protein, giving the protein MDLVTWFDIIIIALVLMLGIKGILNGLIKEAFGLIGLIGGLIIASRFSDLSGEFITKNIYKFENPSFLQFVAFISLWLVFWIVCLLVGKFLSKIVSVSGLGFLDRLGGFVMGSGKIFLTFSAVVAAISGTSLNNIIAPYFANSKVYPVLIETGKWITNLDVKNIKSELDEIVARPMDTNKTDAFISMDANASVNTDSNITKGE; this is encoded by the coding sequence ATGGATTTAGTAACGTGGTTTGATATTATTATTATTGCTCTTGTCTTGATGCTTGGCATAAAAGGCATATTAAATGGACTTATCAAAGAAGCTTTCGGACTTATCGGACTTATCGGCGGCTTAATTATAGCTAGCAGATTTTCAGATCTATCTGGTGAGTTTATAACTAAAAATATATATAAATTTGAAAATCCTTCATTTTTACAGTTTGTTGCATTTATCTCTCTTTGGCTAGTTTTTTGGATAGTTTGCTTGCTAGTTGGTAAATTTTTATCAAAAATAGTTTCAGTAAGTGGGCTTGGTTTTTTGGATAGACTTGGTGGATTTGTTATGGGAAGTGGAAAAATTTTCTTAACATTTTCGGCAGTAGTTGCTGCAATATCTGGTACTTCGCTAAATAATATAATTGCTCCTTATTTTGCGAACAGTAAAGTTTATCCGGTTTTGATAGAAACTGGCAAATGGATAACAAATCTTGATGTTAAAAATATCAAAAGTGAGTTAGATGAGATAGTGGCAAGACCAATGGATACAAATAAAACTGATGCATTTATCTCAATGGATGCAAATGCTAGTGTAAATACCGACTCTAATATCACAAAAGGGGAATAA
- a CDS encoding type IV pilus twitching motility protein PilT, protein MDLIEQLQAKNLSIKIPEDNNLNNLAGDIKTLLKTVVSDKASDLHLVSRSEPQIRVDGALKPINFGILSGKDIENLCFALITDEQKSELENNKELDFAIELPDIGRFRGNYYYTMNGDLAAAFRIIPINIPSLYELNAPQIFKHIIKREKGLILVTGPTGSGKSTTLAAMLNEINLNYRKHIITIEDPVEFVHNNKKALFSHRNIGTDATSYSRALKSAVREDPDIILVGEMRDRETISTAITAAETGHLVFGTLHTNSAIQTINRIVDSFDGSEQLQVRNMLSVSLTAVVSQSLIPKIGGGRCAVHEILINNMAISNLIRENKIHQIYSQMQLNQQQTGMSTQTQALMKVLKEGKITKENALAYSTSQQELQNLIGTI, encoded by the coding sequence ATGGATCTAATTGAACAGCTTCAGGCAAAGAATTTAAGTATAAAAATACCAGAAGATAATAACCTTAATAATCTTGCTGGCGATATAAAAACACTTTTAAAAACTGTTGTGAGTGATAAGGCAAGCGATCTTCACCTTGTTTCAAGATCCGAGCCGCAAATAAGAGTAGACGGTGCTTTAAAGCCCATTAATTTTGGCATATTAAGTGGCAAGGATATAGAGAATTTATGTTTTGCTTTGATTACTGATGAACAAAAAAGTGAACTTGAGAATAATAAAGAGCTTGACTTTGCGATTGAGCTTCCAGATATTGGCCGCTTTCGTGGCAACTATTACTATACCATGAATGGCGATTTAGCTGCCGCTTTTCGTATAATCCCAATCAATATCCCATCTCTTTATGAGTTAAATGCCCCACAAATTTTTAAGCATATTATTAAGCGTGAAAAAGGTCTTATTTTGGTTACTGGACCGACAGGAAGTGGTAAATCAACAACTCTTGCAGCCATGCTTAATGAGATAAATTTAAATTATAGAAAGCATATTATTACAATTGAGGATCCAGTCGAGTTTGTGCATAATAATAAAAAAGCTCTATTTTCTCATAGAAATATCGGCACTGACGCAACTTCTTACTCAAGGGCCTTAAAATCTGCGGTTCGTGAAGACCCAGATATCATACTTGTGGGCGAGATGAGAGATAGAGAGACGATTTCAACGGCTATTACGGCGGCTGAGACTGGACACTTAGTCTTTGGTACGCTTCACACAAATTCAGCCATTCAAACTATAAATAGGATCGTTGATAGTTTCGATGGAAGTGAGCAATTACAAGTAAGAAATATGCTTAGTGTTTCGCTAACCGCTGTCGTTTCACAAAGTCTAATCCCAAAGATAGGCGGTGGAAGGTGCGCGGTGCATGAAATTTTAATAAACAATATGGCTATCTCAAACTTGATACGTGAAAACAAAATACATCAAATTTACTCTCAGATGCAGCTAAATCAACAACAAACTGGTATGAGTACGCAAACTCAGGCTTTGATGAAAGTACTAAAAGAGGGTAAGATTACAAAAGAAAATGCGCTAGCTTATTCAACTAGTCAGCAAGAACTTCAAAATTTAATAGGAACTATATAA
- the gatC gene encoding Asp-tRNA(Asn)/Glu-tRNA(Gln) amidotransferase subunit GatC produces the protein MQIDDILLNKLEKLSALQISDEKREEVKKQLSEIVSFVDILNELDLSSDEAVVSSIKGGTPLREDEPRPSDVIDTILKYAPSREGHFFAVPKIIE, from the coding sequence ATGCAAATAGATGATATTCTTTTAAATAAACTAGAAAAACTTTCTGCCTTACAAATCAGTGATGAAAAAAGAGAAGAAGTAAAAAAACAACTAAGCGAGATTGTATCTTTTGTTGATATTTTAAATGAACTTGATCTAAGCAGCGATGAAGCTGTAGTTAGCTCTATAAAAGGTGGCACACCTTTAAGAGAAGATGAGCCAAGGCCAAGTGATGTGATTGATACGATCTTAAAGTACGCTCCTTCACGTGAAGGGCATTTTTTTGCTGTACCAAAAATAATAGAATAA
- a CDS encoding L-seryl-tRNA selenium transferase: MKKITLFLAFALALVLSGCGTKRQYFEPAQTSGKISLSKDMPSYIKSANANGATLDNGNIITKNGLNTNIKLPENFNFLNENNGFIISASINGDLNVTDPSGHSVYSNKFPTAIVAASLDQNLLAAISAANHIYLIDINTATTIMEYSSSNIAAVDSRIVAPFFMSSLIVYPALDGKIYIVQKETGRILRDVVVSSENFFNNIIFLGVEGDNLIAATAKKLIVINPSQTVYYDGEIKDVLVNNDEIYIFKKDGTIVRTNLMLKEQNKVNFKFAIFSAATIINNKLYVIEKTGYVIKTNLDLSGAEIYEFSDEIKDKSFMGNGAFYYDNELVNLGQ; encoded by the coding sequence ATGAAAAAAATTACTCTTTTCTTGGCTTTTGCCTTGGCCTTAGTTTTAAGTGGATGTGGCACAAAAAGACAATATTTCGAGCCAGCTCAAACCTCTGGCAAAATTTCTTTGTCAAAAGATATGCCATCTTATATCAAATCAGCAAATGCAAATGGTGCCACTCTTGATAACGGCAATATTATCACCAAAAACGGCCTAAATACAAACATTAAGTTGCCTGAAAATTTTAATTTCTTAAATGAAAACAACGGCTTTATCATTTCAGCTAGTATAAATGGCGATCTAAATGTGACAGATCCTAGCGGACACAGCGTTTATAGTAATAAATTTCCAACAGCAATCGTTGCTGCTTCTCTTGACCAAAACCTATTAGCAGCTATTAGCGCGGCAAACCACATCTATCTAATAGACATAAATACCGCAACAACAATAATGGAATATAGCTCGTCTAATATAGCAGCAGTTGATTCAAGGATCGTAGCGCCATTTTTTATGAGCTCGCTTATCGTTTATCCGGCATTAGATGGCAAAATTTATATAGTACAAAAAGAGACTGGTAGAATTTTACGTGACGTGGTCGTAAGTTCTGAAAATTTCTTTAATAACATCATATTCTTAGGCGTTGAGGGCGATAATCTAATTGCAGCAACAGCGAAAAAACTAATCGTCATTAACCCAAGTCAAACGGTTTATTATGACGGCGAGATCAAAGATGTACTAGTTAATAACGATGAAATTTATATCTTTAAAAAAGATGGTACGATCGTAAGAACAAATCTTATGTTAAAAGAGCAAAATAAAGTAAATTTCAAATTTGCCATCTTCTCAGCAGCTACTATTATCAATAATAAGCTTTACGTAATCGAAAAAACAGGCTACGTTATAAAAACAAATTTAGACCTCAGTGGAGCTGAAATTTATGAATTTAGCGATGAGATAAAAGATAAAAGCTTTATGGGCAATGGTGCCTTTTATTATGATAATGAACTTGTTAATTTAGGGCAATGA
- a CDS encoding type III pantothenate kinase has product MILCNIGNTNATFLEDGKISRMKISEFKSYKPEKKVYFISVNDEILNLLKDDKMFVNLEPFFTIDTIYQGLGVDRIAACYSINNGVIVDAGSAITVDIMANSIHLGGYILPGISSMLNAYKSISPRLDITINSQIDIDALPQKTADAVSYGIIKPIITLLDKLAGDKKVYFTGGDGDFLSKFFKNAICDKMLVFRAMQKLITEKKDMII; this is encoded by the coding sequence ATGATTTTGTGTAATATAGGCAATACAAATGCTACATTTTTAGAAGATGGCAAAATCTCACGTATGAAAATTTCTGAGTTTAAAAGCTATAAGCCAGAAAAAAAAGTATATTTTATATCCGTAAATGATGAAATTTTAAATCTTTTAAAAGATGATAAAATGTTTGTAAATTTAGAACCATTTTTTACTATTGATACGATATATCAAGGTCTAGGAGTAGATAGAATCGCAGCATGTTACTCTATAAATAATGGCGTAATCGTTGATGCTGGAAGTGCCATAACGGTTGACATTATGGCAAATTCTATTCACCTTGGAGGATATATCTTGCCAGGCATCTCAAGTATGCTAAATGCCTATAAAAGCATCTCGCCACGACTTGATATCACTATAAATTCGCAAATTGACATAGATGCCCTACCACAAAAAACAGCCGATGCTGTGAGTTATGGCATTATTAAACCAATAATAACTCTACTAGATAAACTAGCCGGTGACAAAAAAGTATATTTTACTGGTGGAGATGGCGACTTTTTATCAAAATTTTTTAAAAATGCTATTTGCGACAAGATGCTAGTTTTTCGTGCCATGCAAAAGCTAATAACTGAAAAGAAAGATATGATAATATGA
- the hisG gene encoding ATP phosphoribosyltransferase: MITVALPKGRIAEATLEIFRKIFGSSFLFEDRKLILEEGNFRFLMVRNQDIPTYVTEGAADIGVVGLDVLEEHKPNVVRLLDLKIGQCKVCIGIKNDSELDLSQPELKIATKMPNITRNYFTKQAVAVKIIKLYGSIELAPLVGLSDAIVDVVETGSTMKQNGLKIAGDIMQSSAYLIANKNSFIIKKDEILELYKKIKEEI; the protein is encoded by the coding sequence ATGATAACAGTAGCACTACCAAAGGGAAGAATAGCCGAGGCAACACTAGAAATTTTTAGAAAAATTTTTGGTTCAAGTTTTTTATTTGAAGATAGAAAGTTAATCCTTGAAGAAGGAAATTTTAGATTTTTAATGGTTCGCAACCAAGATATCCCAACTTATGTCACAGAAGGTGCAGCTGATATTGGTGTGGTGGGACTTGACGTACTTGAAGAGCACAAGCCAAATGTTGTAAGGTTGCTAGATTTGAAAATCGGACAGTGTAAAGTTTGTATTGGCATAAAAAATGACTCTGAATTAGATCTAAGCCAGCCAGAGCTAAAAATAGCTACAAAAATGCCAAATATAACAAGAAATTATTTTACGAAACAAGCCGTAGCTGTAAAGATCATCAAGCTTTATGGCTCGATCGAACTTGCACCACTAGTTGGCTTAAGCGATGCGATAGTTGATGTCGTTGAGACTGGCTCGACTATGAAACAAAATGGACTAAAGATCGCTGGTGATATCATGCAAAGCTCAGCTTATCTAATAGCAAATAAAAATAGTTTTATCATTAAAAAAGATGAGATTTTAGAACTTTACAAAAAAATCAAAGAAGAAATTTAA
- a CDS encoding ABC transporter ATP-binding protein: MEILRASNLGFAYDYTLFNNINLTLNQKQSIAITGVSGCGKSTLLHILSTLLKPNFGEVIYQDRLIYELSQNELLAIRRLHFGIIFQSHYLFKGFSAYENIELASILSGENIEKNDLASLKILNVINQKVGELSGGQQQRVSIARVLTKKPKIIFADEPTGNLDKQTANEVMQVLFDYVNENSAALVLVTHDNDLAAKCDNSYKLENKELVQIS, from the coding sequence ATGGAAATTTTAAGAGCGTCTAATCTAGGCTTTGCGTATGATTATACGCTCTTTAATAATATAAATTTAACTCTCAATCAAAAACAAAGCATCGCGATAACCGGCGTTAGCGGTTGTGGCAAATCAACGCTTTTACACATACTTTCAACACTTTTAAAACCAAATTTTGGTGAGGTCATCTATCAAGATAGATTGATCTATGAGCTTTCTCAAAACGAGCTTTTGGCCATTAGAAGGCTTCATTTTGGCATTATTTTCCAGTCACACTACCTTTTTAAAGGCTTTAGTGCTTACGAAAATATCGAGCTTGCTAGTATCTTATCTGGTGAAAATATAGAAAAAAATGATCTTGCATCGCTTAAAATTTTAAATGTGATAAATCAAAAAGTTGGTGAGCTAAGCGGTGGTCAGCAGCAACGCGTTAGTATCGCTAGAGTGCTTACCAAAAAGCCAAAGATCATCTTTGCAGACGAGCCAACGGGTAACCTTGACAAACAAACAGCAAATGAAGTGATGCAAGTTTTATTTGACTATGTAAATGAAAATAGCGCTGCCCTTGTGCTAGTTACTCATGACAACGATCTAGCAGCTAAATGCGACAACTCATACAAACTCGAGAACAAAGAGCTTGTGCAAATTTCTTAA
- the tsf gene encoding translation elongation factor Ts — protein MEITAQMVKELRESTGAGMMDCKKALGEANGDMEKAVDILREKGLGQAAKKADRLASEGLVSVEVCSKCKKATISEINSETDFVARNPQFQALAKDATAHIQSSGIKTVEELNASTLNGVKFEDYFKTQIATIGENLVVRRFETISADDKGVVNGYVHSNGRVGVLIGAACESAEVANKAADFIRNLCMHAAAMKPSVISYKDLDKEFVEKEFIALRAELEKDNEELKRLGKPLHHIPEYASRCQIGEAELAKATKEIEEELKAEGKPEKIWDKIIPGKIERFYADNTVLDQRLTLLGQFYVMDDKKTIEQVIEEKSKELGGKIEIVKYVRFELGEGLEKKVDDFAAEVAAQIG, from the coding sequence ATGGAAATAACTGCACAAATGGTAAAAGAGCTCCGCGAATCAACCGGAGCTGGTATGATGGACTGCAAAAAGGCACTTGGCGAAGCAAATGGCGATATGGAAAAAGCTGTTGACATCCTTCGTGAAAAAGGCCTAGGCCAAGCTGCTAAAAAGGCTGACCGCCTTGCAAGCGAAGGCTTGGTAAGTGTTGAAGTTTGCTCAAAATGCAAAAAAGCAACTATTAGTGAGATCAACTCTGAGACTGACTTCGTTGCTAGAAACCCACAGTTTCAAGCACTTGCAAAAGATGCAACAGCTCACATCCAATCAAGCGGCATAAAAACAGTTGAAGAGCTAAATGCGAGCACTTTAAATGGTGTTAAATTTGAAGATTACTTCAAAACTCAGATTGCAACCATCGGAGAAAATCTTGTAGTGCGCCGCTTTGAGACTATTAGCGCTGATGATAAGGGCGTGGTAAATGGCTATGTTCACTCAAATGGTCGTGTTGGTGTACTTATCGGTGCAGCTTGCGAAAGCGCTGAAGTTGCAAACAAAGCAGCTGATTTTATAAGAAATTTATGTATGCATGCAGCCGCTATGAAGCCAAGCGTTATAAGCTACAAAGACCTTGATAAAGAGTTTGTTGAGAAAGAATTTATAGCACTTCGCGCTGAACTTGAAAAAGACAATGAAGAGCTAAAACGCCTAGGCAAGCCACTTCATCACATTCCTGAGTATGCTAGTCGCTGCCAAATAGGCGAGGCAGAGCTTGCAAAAGCTACAAAAGAGATCGAAGAAGAGCTAAAAGCTGAGGGCAAACCTGAGAAAATTTGGGACAAGATTATCCCTGGCAAGATCGAGAGATTTTATGCTGACAACACAGTGCTTGACCAACGTCTTACACTTTTAGGTCAGTTTTATGTAATGGACGATAAAAAGACTATCGAACAAGTTATCGAAGAGAAGAGCAAAGAGCTTGGCGGCAAGATCGAGATCGTAAAATACGTTCGTTTCGAGCTTGGTGAAGGCTTAGAGAAAAAAGTAGATGACTTTGCTGCAGAAGTTGCTGCTCAAATAGGCTAA
- the rpsB gene encoding 30S ribosomal protein S2 — translation MVTMRDLLECGVHFGHQTRRWNPKMKKFIFGERKGIYIIDLQKTIRYFRYTYNIVRDAAAEGKSVLFVGTKKQAIDAIKEYAEKCGMPYVNHRWLGGMMTNFGTIRQSIRKLEVIETMEEDGSINLLTKKEALMLRRKKEKLIATLGGIRNMKSLPDMIFVVDTVKEKIAVQEANRLKIPVVAPIDTNCDPDVVDYPIPGNDDAIRSVQLFCQEMAEAINEGKSLLEQDGGEQAAGEEVSQDEKDAVVAEAMSEEDFGEDEE, via the coding sequence ATGGTAACTATGAGAGATTTATTAGAGTGTGGCGTACATTTTGGTCACCAAACACGCCGCTGGAATCCAAAGATGAAAAAATTTATCTTTGGCGAGAGAAAAGGTATCTATATTATAGATCTACAAAAGACTATCCGCTACTTCCGCTACACTTACAACATCGTTCGTGACGCAGCTGCTGAAGGCAAGTCAGTACTATTTGTAGGCACTAAAAAACAAGCTATCGACGCTATAAAAGAGTATGCTGAAAAATGTGGAATGCCTTATGTAAATCACCGCTGGTTAGGTGGTATGATGACAAACTTTGGTACCATCCGCCAATCTATCCGCAAACTAGAAGTCATCGAAACTATGGAAGAAGATGGTTCGATAAATTTACTAACTAAAAAAGAGGCATTGATGCTTCGCCGCAAAAAAGAGAAACTTATCGCGACTCTTGGCGGTATCCGCAATATGAAAAGCCTACCTGATATGATATTTGTCGTTGATACAGTTAAAGAAAAGATCGCTGTTCAAGAAGCAAATCGTTTAAAAATTCCAGTTGTAGCACCTATTGATACAAACTGCGATCCTGATGTTGTTGATTATCCGATCCCAGGAAACGACGATGCGATTCGCTCTGTTCAGCTTTTCTGCCAAGAGATGGCTGAAGCTATCAACGAAGGTAAATCACTTCTTGAGCAAGATGGTGGTGAGCAAGCTGCTGGCGAAGAAGTAAGCCAAGATGAGAAAGACGCAGTTGTAGCTGAGGCTATGAGTGAAGAAGACTTTGGCGAGGACGAAGAGTAA
- a CDS encoding acetyltransferase has protein sequence MSYENFKSKNPLVLKITINARKFGIETLQNEEFVSILLNVKKLEISSEQRQAMAEIFAKLIKIEEDSQLSK, from the coding sequence ATGTCTTACGAAAATTTTAAATCAAAAAATCCTCTTGTGCTAAAAATCACTATAAACGCAAGAAAATTTGGCATAGAAACGCTACAAAACGAGGAGTTTGTAAGCATTCTTTTAAATGTTAAGAAGCTTGAAATTTCATCCGAACAAAGGCAAGCAATGGCAGAAATTTTTGCTAAGTTAATAAAAATCGAAGAAGACTCACAATTAAGTAAATAA
- a CDS encoding DUF4198 domain-containing protein: MKIGKILTAIMLTGAFYMAQAHMFWVDGANDEKLGKFIVNMGYSDDFPKLEPIMAERIHLFAPITVISKDGSKKKLTQSGENYRYEGERLDKGTYILLAQQNPMYSLKKRSDGKWLIDKTKLDLKDLSDIQICRLMTITSKRVLNLGEIDGFVTKPVGVKIEIVPLQNPAEFRVDKPFKLQVFADGKPLERVKLTGTFAGFLDHKHAFYGMTDEQGITEVLALRPGFWVFEVIYERSYPDAAKCDKETLKTTLSFEIKE, encoded by the coding sequence ATGAAAATAGGTAAAATTTTGACCGCCATTATGTTAACAGGAGCCTTTTATATGGCGCAAGCACACATGTTTTGGGTAGATGGAGCTAATGATGAAAAGCTAGGAAAATTTATCGTAAATATGGGTTATAGCGATGATTTTCCAAAGCTAGAGCCTATTATGGCCGAACGCATCCATCTTTTTGCGCCAATTACCGTAATAAGTAAAGATGGTAGTAAAAAGAAGCTTACACAAAGTGGCGAGAACTACCGCTACGAGGGTGAAAGATTAGACAAAGGTACATATATCTTACTGGCACAGCAAAATCCTATGTATTCGCTTAAAAAGCGTAGTGATGGCAAGTGGTTAATAGACAAAACTAAGCTTGATCTAAAGGATCTAAGCGATATACAGATTTGCCGGCTGATGACGATAACATCTAAGAGAGTCTTAAATTTAGGTGAAATAGATGGCTTCGTAACTAAACCTGTTGGAGTTAAAATCGAGATCGTACCGCTACAAAACCCAGCGGAATTTAGAGTGGATAAGCCTTTTAAATTGCAGGTTTTCGCTGATGGAAAGCCGCTAGAGCGAGTTAAGCTAACTGGTACTTTCGCTGGATTTTTAGACCATAAGCACGCATTTTACGGTATGACAGATGAGCAAGGCATCACTGAAGTGTTAGCTCTAAGACCAGGATTTTGGGTATTTGAGGTGATTTATGAAAGATCTTATCCAGATGCTGCGAAGTGTGACAAAGAGACGTTAAAAACGACACTTAGTTTTGAGATAAAAGAATAA
- the pgeF gene encoding peptidoglycan editing factor PgeF has translation MRENLEIVFDKNGVLAGFTNRFGGVSERAFESLNLADHVGDDPLKVAQNREILTTALGIMPINLKFMSQIHSNRVEILQDFNDDLPPCDGVITSLKGVALCVLVADCAPVLIIDEHLGVVAAVHAGRAGVTSKICTNAVGLMTSEFGCCANNLRVFIGANIKVQNYEVGKLDLGEFNRYKNDGKFDINAALLDEFTKLGVEQISIDPRCTFERDELFSYRKQSRTGRFCGFVMNRVASINTKK, from the coding sequence ATGCGTGAAAATTTAGAGATCGTTTTTGATAAAAATGGCGTATTAGCCGGTTTTACAAATAGATTTGGTGGTGTGAGTGAGAGAGCTTTTGAGAGCTTAAATCTAGCAGATCATGTTGGCGATGATCCGCTAAAGGTCGCACAAAATCGTGAAATTTTAACAACGGCGCTTGGCATTATGCCTATTAATTTAAAATTTATGAGCCAAATCCACTCAAATCGAGTGGAAATTTTGCAAGATTTTAACGATGATCTACCTCCATGCGATGGTGTGATAACATCATTAAAAGGCGTGGCGCTTTGCGTCTTAGTCGCGGACTGTGCGCCTGTTTTGATAATAGATGAACATCTTGGCGTAGTCGCAGCTGTGCATGCAGGACGTGCAGGTGTTACTAGTAAAATTTGCACAAATGCGGTAGGACTGATGACGAGTGAGTTTGGCTGCTGTGCTAATAATTTACGCGTATTTATAGGCGCAAATATCAAAGTGCAAAATTACGAAGTAGGCAAGCTAGATCTTGGTGAATTTAACCGATATAAAAATGATGGAAAATTTGATATAAACGCAGCTTTATTGGACGAATTTACTAAGCTTGGAGTAGAGCAAATATCAATAGATCCTCGTTGTACTTTTGAGAGAGATGAATTATTCTCATACCGCAAACAGAGTAGGACCGGGCGTTTTTGCGGATTTGTGATGAATAGAGTTGCATCAATAAATACTAAAAAATAA
- a CDS encoding riboflavin synthase, whose translation MFNGLIREIAQVVSYSQNILRLKANFRPNLGDSIAVNGACLSVIKLHEDGFSVELSAESRANIAVENLKERVHIEPAMKLGDRVDGHLMQGHIDFIGKISNIKKNENGVDFYIDLPRDAMSLMPNKGSVGVEGVSLTINEILPKGIRLTIIPITFRDSLFGTFKVGRRVNIESDLLARYVARQLFCKQDSGLSWDEVERISSLY comes from the coding sequence ATGTTTAATGGCTTGATTCGTGAGATCGCACAGGTTGTTAGTTATTCACAAAATATTTTAAGGCTAAAGGCAAATTTTCGTCCAAATTTAGGCGATAGCATTGCCGTAAATGGCGCTTGCCTGAGCGTAATAAAACTACATGAAGATGGCTTTAGTGTGGAGCTAAGCGCAGAGAGTAGGGCAAATATCGCGGTTGAAAATTTAAAAGAAAGAGTGCATATTGAGCCAGCGATGAAGCTAGGAGACCGAGTAGATGGTCATTTGATGCAAGGACATATCGATTTTATCGGTAAAATTTCAAATATCAAAAAGAATGAGAACGGGGTTGATTTTTATATCGACCTGCCGCGCGATGCTATGAGCTTGATGCCAAATAAAGGCTCGGTGGGCGTCGAGGGCGTGAGTCTAACCATAAATGAAATTTTGCCAAAAGGCATAAGACTCACAATCATACCAATCACATTTAGAGATAGCCTTTTTGGCACTTTTAAGGTCGGCAGGCGCGTAAATATCGAAAGTGATCTTTTGGCTCGATACGTAGCTAGGCAGCTTTTTTGCAAGCAAGATAGCGGCCTTAGCTGGGACGAGGTCGAGAGAATTTCAAGCCTCTACTAA